The proteins below come from a single Xyrauchen texanus isolate HMW12.3.18 chromosome 3, RBS_HiC_50CHRs, whole genome shotgun sequence genomic window:
- the tars1 gene encoding threonine--tRNA ligase 1, cytoplasmic gives MADEIVTEQMKGLQVEEKKNVKDGGKKKIKSASGEAGGKAELSPLPQYIEERLSIYNKLKAEHDALLAEKAAKDNKPIKITLPDGKVVDGESWKTTPYQVACGISQGLADNTVISKANNAVWDLDRPLEEDCSLVFLKFDDEEAQAVYWHSSAHIMGEAMERVYGGCLCYGPPIENGFYYDMFLENEGVSSNDFPCLENLCKKIIKEKQPFERLEVKKETLLEMFKYNKFKCRILNEKVTTPTTTVYRCGPLIDLCRGPHVRHTGKIKALKIHKNSSTYWEGKADMESLQRIYGISFPDTKMLKEWEKFQEEAKNRDHRKLGREQDLFFFHDLSPGSCFFLPKGAYIYNTLIEFIRSEYRMRGFQEVVTPNIYNSKLWQTSGHWQHYSENMFSFEVEKEIFALKPMNCPGHCLMFDHRPRSWRELPLRMADFGVLHRNELSGALSGLTRVRRFQQDDAHIFCSMDQIESEIKGCLDFLRTVYDVFGFTFKLNLSTRPEKFLGEPEVWDQAEKQLENSLNDFGEKWVLNPGDGAFYGPKIDIQIKDAIGRYHQCATIQLDFQLPIRFNLTFVSHDGDDKKRPVIIHRAILGSVERMIAILTENYGGKWPLWLSPNQVMVVPVGPTCEDYAQRVQQEFHHVGLMTDVDLDSGCTLNKKIRNAQLAQYNFILVVGEKEKSSETVNVRTRDNKVHGERSLTDCMERLKQLKASRTRNAEEEF, from the exons ATGGCGGATGAGATCGTTACCGAACAGATGAAAGGTCTGCAAGTGGAAGAGAAGAAG AATGTCAAAGACGGAGGAAAGAAGAAAATTAAGAGTGCTAGTGGAGAGGCAGGTGGAAAGGCTGAG TTGAGTCCTCTTCCTCAGTACATTGAGGAGCGTCTGTCCATTTATAACAAGCTGAAAGCAGAACATGATGCCCTGCTGGCTGAGAAAGCTGCAAAGGACAACAAACCCATCAAGATCACACTGCCAGATGGAAAAGTAGTAGATGGGGAGTCCTGGAAAACCACACCATACCAGGTTGCCTGTGGCATCAG CCAAGGCCTTGCTGATAACACTGTGATTTCCAAAGCGAACAATGCAGTGTGGGATCTTGACAGGCCCTTAGAGGAAGACTGCAGTCTTGTTTTTCTCAAATTTGATGACGAAGAGGCTCAAGCA GTTTATTGGCACTCTAGTGCCCACATAATGGGAGAGGCCATGGAGAGAGTTTATGGAGGCTGCCTATGTTATGGACCCCCCATCGAGAATGGCTTTTACTATGATATGTTTCTTGAAAATGA AGGCGTATCGAGTAATGATTTCCCCTGTCTGGAGAACTTGTGTAAGAAGATCATCAAAGAGAAACAGCCCTTTGAGAGGCTGGAAGTGAAGAAAGAGACTCTTTTAGAAATGTTCAAG taCAACAAGTTCAAGTGCAGGATCCTGAATGAGAAGGTTACCACCCCCACAACTACAGTTTACAG GTGTGGCCCATTGATTGACTTGTGCAGAGGGCCTCATGTAAGACATACTGGAAAGATCAAGGCATTGAAAATCCACAAG AATTCTTCTACGTACTGGGAGGGCAAAGCTGACATGGAAAGCCTACAAAGGATCTATGGCATCTCTTTCCCTGATACTAAGATGCTGAAAGAATGGGAAAAATTCCAGGAAGAAGCCAAGAACCGGGATCATCGCAAACTGGGACGG GAGCAAGACTTGTTTTTCTTCCATGACCTGAGCCCAGGTAGCTGTTTCTTTCTCCCTAAAGGAGCCTACATCTATAACACGCTGATTGAGTTCATTAGG AGTGAATACAGGATGAGGGGATTCCAGGAAGTGGTCACGCCTAACATCTACAACAGCAAACTCTGGCAAACCTCAGGGCACTGGCAACATTACAGCGAAAACATGTTCTCTTTTGAAGTGGAGAAGGAGATCTTTGCACTTAAGCCCATGAACTGCCCTGGACACTG TCTGATGTTTGACCATCGGCCACGCTCTTGGAGGGAACTGCCTTTACGTATGGCTGATTTTGGCGTCTTGCACCGCAACGAGCTATCAGGAGCTTTAAGTGGCTTGACCAGAGTCCGGCGCTTCCAACAGGATGATGCTCACATCTTCTGCTCTATGGACCAG ATTGAGTCCGAGATAAAGGGTTGCCTGGACTTCCTGCGTACAGTGTATGATGTGTTTGGCTTCACTTTCAAACTCAACCTCTCCACCAGGCCAGAGAAGTTCCTCGGAGAGCCTGAAGTGTGGGACCAGGCTGAGAAA CAACTGGAGAACAGTCTGAATGATTTCGGGGAAAAGTGGGTTCTGAATCCTGGTGATGGAGCATTCTACGGACCAAAG ATTGACATTCAGATAAAGGATGCCATTGGCAGGTATCACCAATGTGCCACCATTCAGCTGGACTTTCAGTTGCCTATTCGCTTCAATCTCACTTTTGTAAG CCATGATGGTGATGACAAGAAGAGACCTGTGATCATCCACCGAGCAATTCTGGGCTCAGTGGAAAGGATGATTGCCATCCTCACTGAAAACTATGGTGGAAAGTG GCCACTTTGGCTGTCACCAAATCAGGTGATGGTTGTTCCTGTTGGACCCACTTGTGAAGACTATGCCCAAAGA GTACAACAAGAGTTCCATCATGTAGGGTTGATGACGGATGTTGATCTGGACTCCGGCTGCACACTAAACAAGAAGATCAGGAATGCTCAGTTGGCACAGTACAATTTCATTTTAG TGGTGGGCGAAAAAGAGAAAAGCAGCGAAACGGTAAATGTGAGGACTCGTGACAATAAGGTGCACGGAGAGAGGAGTCTGACTGACTGCATGGAACGCCTCAAGCAGCTGAAGGCATCTAGAACCCGCAACGCGGAGGAGGAATTCTGA